The Trichomycterus rosablanca isolate fTriRos1 chromosome 15, fTriRos1.hap1, whole genome shotgun sequence genome contains a region encoding:
- the LOC134328300 gene encoding zinc finger protein 771-like, with product MSVFTNECMMELNKSVHSEVYIEKREDKEQLHWTHEASADVLSTQEFQALPEASTSTWLHQHRRTYQQDTDIVSVVIKSEPDTEDDWNATRTGQEAAEQEDQYGAHNDSASLVIVKVEPDEAELSHGSELRYRYEAESEETYHGGKGRGPSLEMNENNVTFLGDSSQVSPAKELRSCPECGKTFSSSSTFYRHMRIHSGERRYHCTQCEKTFSQASSLKIHQRTHTGEKPFQCHACGKTFTRLDNLQIHQRTHTGEKPYECSYCPKTFTRLDVLQNHLRTHTGWKPYQCSHCGKNFTRLSVFQIHQRTHTGERPYPCVTCGKQFRNASNLRNHLRLHTEERPYRCSLCDKTFVQLGHLTSHHRQHTGEKPYCCAVCGKCYTSSSTLLDHKRKLQHFPTPT from the exons ATGAGTGTGTTCACCAATGAGTGTATGATGGAGCTCAATAAATCAGTGCACAGTGAAGTTTACATTGAGAAACGTGAAGATAAAGAACAACTCCACTGGACTCATGAGGCGTCAGCTGACGTTTTGTCCACGCAG GAATTTCAGGCTCTGCCCGAAGCCTCGACGTCCACGTGGCTGCACCAGCACCGGCGCACCTACCAGCAGGACACCGACATCGTCTCGGTGGTGATCAAATCCGAGCCGGATACCGAGGACGACTGGAACGCGACCCGGACCGGACAGGAAGCGGCCGAGCAGGAGGACCAGTACGGCGCCCATAACGATAGCGCTTCGTTGGTGATTGTTAAAGTGGAACCGGACGAAGCGGAGCTGAGTCACGGTTCAGAGCTGCGGTATCGGTATGAGGCCGAATCTGAGGAGACGTATCACGGTGGGAAAGGGCGTGGCCCATCGCTGGAGATGAACGAGAACAATGTTACCTTTTTAG GTGACTCCAGCCAGGTATCTCCTGCGAAGGAGCTCAGGTCGTGCCCGGAATGCGGGAAGACGTTCTCCAGCTCCTCGACGTTCTACAGGCACATGAGGATCCACAGCGGAGAACGGCGTTACCACTGCACCCAGTGCGAGAAGACCTTCAGCCAGGCGTCCTCGCTGAAGATCCACCAGAGGACGCACACGGGCGAGAAGCCCTTCCAGTGCCACGCCTGCGGCAAGACCTTCACCCGCCTGGACAACCTCCAGATCCATCAGCGCACCCACACGGGAGAGAAACCCTACGAGTGCTCGTACTGCCCCAAGACCTTCACCCGGCTGGACGTCCTCCAGAACCACCTGCGCACCCACACCGGGTGGAAGCCGTACCAGTGCTCGCACTGCGGCAAGAACTTCACGCGCCTGAGCGTCTTCCAGATCCACCAGAGGACCCACACGGGCGAGAGGCCGTACCCCTGCGTGACCTGCGGCAAGCAGTTCCGGAACGCCTCCAACCTGAGGAACCACCTGAGGCTGCACACCGAGGAGCGGCCGTACCGGTGCTCGCTGTGCGACAAGACCTTCGTGCAGCTGGGTCACCTGACCAGCCACCACCGGCAgcacaccggagagaagccgtacTGCTGCGCCGTCTGCGGGAAGTGCTACACCTCCTCGTCCACGCTGCTCGACCATAAGAGGAAGCTCCAACACTTCCCAACGCCCACCTGA
- the nxnl1 gene encoding nucleoredoxin-like protein 1: MVDLFLGKVLVKNNKDRDELDTDREVTLRLQNRIVMLFFGSGECGRCQDFAPTLKDFFKRLTDEFYVERSAQLVLFYISLDASEEQQEEFLKELPKRCLFLAFEDPYRKKLEAMFEVKDIPTVVVLRPDCSVLSPNAVTEIRTLGTDCYQNWREAAELVDRDFLMNEEYDESERRSFTDVIRRQKYKVEDEKKKKRNEDHREDEGNDGGPWS; the protein is encoded by the exons ATGGTGGACCTATTCCTGGGTAAGGTTCTGGTGAAGAACAACAAGGACCGGGACGAGCTGGACACAGATCGCGAGGTCACCCTGAGGCTCCAGAACCGCATCGTGATGCTGTTCTTCGGCTCCGGGGAGTGTGGAAGGTGTCAGGACTTCGCTCCGACCCTCAAAGACTTCTTCAAGAGGCTGACGGACGAGTTCTACGTGGAGCGCTCGGCTCAGCTCGTCCTGTTTTACATCTCGCTCGACGCCTCCGAGGAGCAGCAGGAGGAGTtcctgaaggagctgcccaagCGCTGCCTCTTCCTGGCCTTCGAGGACCCCTACAGGAA AAAATTAGAGGCCATGTTCGAGGTGAAGGACATCCCCACGGTGGTGGTGCTACGACCCGACTGCTCCGTCCTCTCCCCGAACGCCGTGacggagattcgaaccctgggaACGGACTGCTACCAGAACTGGAGGGAGGCGGCCGAGCTGGTCGACCGCGACTTCCTGATGAACGAGGAGTACGATGAGAGCGAGCGTCGCAGCTTCACCGACGTCATCCGCCGACAGAAATACAAAGTGGAGgatgaaaagaagaagaagaggaacgAGGACCACAGAGAGGACGAGGGAAACGATGGAGGACCTTGGAGTTAG
- the LOC134328302 gene encoding procollagen galactosyltransferase 1-like, with amino-acid sequence MIRLALLLSGASALLITLITPGFGYFMEERWSPESSLLAPRVLMALVCRNSEHSLPHVLGAIDRLNYPKDRMAVWVATDHNVDNTTAILREWLVDVQNLYHYVEWRPKEKPSAYKDEQGPKHWTDLRYEHVMKLRQEALETARQIWADYFLVVDCDNVLTNPDVLWKLMEENKTIVAPMMESRAAYSNFWCGMSSQGYYKRTADYIPIRRRDKKGCFPVPMVHSTFLLDLRKQASGELAFYPPHPDYTWAFDDVIVFAFSARVADVQMYVCNTESYGYFPVPLHSQNSLHDEAENFMHTLLEVMVTGSAVEPSVHLTVPPKHPDKMGFDEVFMINLLRRPDRRQRMLRTLWEQEITCKVVNAVDGKALNESQIRALGITMLPGYKDPYHGRPLTRGELGCFLSHYNIWNEIVDRGLKVSLVIEDDLRFEPFFKKKLLTLMKQIKNQKLNWDLIYIGRKRMQADHPEKPVPNIHNLVVADYSYWTLGYMISLQGANKLLRAEPLSKLLPVDEFLPVMYNKHPVEEYTSQYEPRDLQAFSAEPLLVYPSHYTGDPGYVSDTETSTVWDNETVRTDWDRERWEDNRGMHVHARSEL; translated from the exons ATGATCCGGCTCGCCCTGCTGCTGTCCGGAGCCTCGGCGCTGCTCATCACCCTCATCACCCCGGGGTTCGGGTATTTTATGGAGGAACGCTGGAGCCCCGAGTCTTCGCTGCTGGCTCCGCGGGTGCTCATGGCGCTGGTGTGCCGCAACTCCGAGCACTCTCTCCCGCATGTTCTGGGTGCTATCGACCGCCTGAACTACCCCAAAGACCGGATGGCTGTGTG GGTGGCGACGGATCACAACGTCGACAACACCACGGCGATCCTGCGCGAGTGGCTCGTCGACGTGCAGAACCTGTATCACTACGTGGAGTGGAGACCGAAGGAGAAACCCAG CGCGTACAAAGACGAGCAAGGCCCTAAGCACTGGACCGACCTGCGCTACGAACACGTGATGAAGCTACGCCAAGAAGCGCTGGAGACCGCGCGGCAGATCTGGGCCGACTACTTCCTG gtggtggACTGTGATAACGTCCTCACGAATCCTGACGTCCTGTGGAAGCTGATGGAGGAGAACAAGACCATCGTGGCTCCCATGATGGAGTCCAGAGCCGCCTACTCCAACTTCTGGTGCGGCATGAGCTCTCAGGGCTACTACAAACGTACGGCGGACTACATTCCCATCAGGCGACGGGACAAGAAGGGCTGCTTCCCAGTTCCCATGGTGCACTCCACGTTCCTGctggacctgcggaagcaggcGTCCGGCGAGCTGGCCTTCTACCCTCCGCACCCCGACTATACCTGGGCCTTCGACGACGTCATAGTGTTCGCCTTCTCCGCCCGCGTGGCAG ATGTTCAGATGTACGTGTGTAACACAGAGAGTTACGGCTACTTCCCCGTCCCTTTGCATTCCCAGAATTCCTTGCACGACGAGGCTGAGAACTTCATGCACACCCTGCTGGAGGTGATGG tgACTGGTTCTGCCGTGGAGCCATCGGTGCACCTCACCGTTCCTCCTAAACACCCCGATAAAATGGGCTTCGATGAG gtgttcaTGATTAACCTGCTGAGGCGTCCTGATCGGAGGCAGCGGATGTTGAGGACCCTGTGGGAGCAGGAGATCACCTGCAAGGTTGTGAACGCAGTGGACGGCAA GGCGCTGAACGAGAGCCAGATCCGGGCGCTGGGGATCACCATGTTACCCGGGTACAAGGACCCGTACCACGGCAGACCCCTCACCAGGGGAGAGCTCGGCTGCTTCCTGTCTCACTACAACATCTGGAACGAG atagtGGACCGTGGACTGAAGGTGTCTCTGGTGATAGAAGATGATCTCCGGTTCGAAcccttttttaaaaagaaacttCTGACCTTAATGAAGCAAATAAAGAATCAGAAACTCAACTGGGATTTAAT TTACATCGGGAGGAAGAGGATGCAGGCCGACCATCCCGAGAAGCCGGTGCCCAACATCCACAACCTGGTGGTGGCCGACTACTCCTATTGGACGCTGGGCTACATGATCTCCTTACAGGGAGCCAATAAGCTGCTGAGGGCGGAGCCTCTGAGCAAGTTGCTTCCTGTGGACGAGTTCCTTCCGGTCATGTACAACAAACACCCGGT GGAGGAGTACACGTCCCAGTACGAGCCGCGCGACCTGCAGGCTTTCTCCGCCGAACCCCTACTGGTCTACCCCTCCCACTACACCGGCGACCCCGGCTACGTCAGCGACACCGAGACGTCCACCGTGTGGGACAACGAGACCGTCCGCACCGACTGGGACCGGGAGCGCTGGGAGGACAACCGGGGCATGCACGTCCACGCCCGCTCCGAACTCTGA
- the trim35-1 gene encoding tripartite motif containing 35-1, which yields MASSLEDELSCAVCCEIFRDPQMLLCGHTFCRQCIDHQPNLQVPVSRTCPVCLRSTHQNPVSNLVLKSTCESYKKEKDRRRTEEEDYGGVPCPRHGLKIRFFCKSDRELICKECRNQEHRAHKVQPLTQAVQQHKDQIRAALLPAEKALESLRKGSALECRVTKYIKSQAEQAEKQIMAEFEKLHQFLRVEQEVRRSELRVEEQQKREKQEELVKWELQALSDRVMGVEEELQNDDVTFLRNFNDILLRAQYRPHPHLDPASLIDVVKHMGNLRYNVWEKMKDVCPCYPVILDPNSAPPQMSVSGELTAVRRSAWRFYSPNPLQEKGDDFRVLGSIAQNFNFDCWDVEVGDNKSWKLGVYRRSLGWNNVVECSMWGLCRTGDLFYAEVPGSTLLQVNSPPKTVRMKLVPRKNDNTLYWSLSISDASRVWVLCRFNKIPFGTDLCPFLTSQEKETPLSIVPVKVNITPEKELTFLERRVDYGTLARSSGRTNITSTLSFVK from the exons atgGCTTCTTCTCTGGAGGACGAGCTCTCCTGTGCGGTGTGCTGTGAGATCTTTCGGGATCCTCAGATGCTCCTCTGTGGTCACACCTTCTGCCGCCAGTGCATCGATCACCAGCCAAACCTCCAGGTTCCGGTCAGCCGAACCTGCCCGGTGTGTCTGCGCAGCACCCACCAGAACCCCGTGTCCAACCTGGTCCTGAAGAGCACCTGCGAGTCCTACAAGAAGGAGAAGGACAGGAGGAGAACCGAGGAGGAGGACTATGGAGGGGTCCCGTGTCCACGCCATGGACTGAAGATCAGGTTCTTCTGTAAGAGTGACCGGGAGCTGATCTGTAAGGAGTGCAGGAACCAGGAGCACCGAGCCCACAAGGTTCAGCCTCTAACTCAGGCTGTACAGCAGCACAAG GATCAGATCCGAGCTGCTCTTCTTCCGGCTGAGAAAGCTCTGGAGTCTCTGAGGAAGGGTTCAGCCCTGGAGTGTAGAGTCACCAAATACATCAAG TCTCAGGCCGAGCAGGCAGAGAAGCAGATCATGGCGGAGTTCGAGAAGCTTCACCAGTTCCTCAGAGTGGAGCAGGAGGTGAGGAGGAGCGAACTGAGGGTGGAGGAGCAGCAGAAGCGAGAAAAGCAGGAGGAACTGGTTAAATGGGAACTCCAGGCTCTCTCTGACAGGGTGATGGGTGTGGAGGAAGAGCTCCAGAATGATGACGTCACGTTCCTGAGG AATTTCAACGACATTCTGTTGAG GGCTCAGTATCGGCCACATCCACACCTCGATCCGGCATCTCTGATCGACGTGGTTAAACACATGGGGAACCTGAGATACAACGTCTGGGAGAAAATGAAGGACGTCTGTCCCTGCT ACCCCGTGATCCTGGACCCCAACTCGGCTCCGCCCCAGATGTCAGTGTCCGGCGAGCTGACGGCGGTGAGGCGCTCGGCCTGGAGGTTCTACTCCCCCAACCCACTGCAGGAAAAAGGTGACGACTTCAGGGTGTTGGGTTCGATAGCCCAAAACTTCAACTTCGACTGCTGGGACGTAGAGGTGGGAGACAACAAGTCCTGGAAGCTCGGGGTTTATCGGCGCTCACTCGGATGGAACAACGTGGTAGAATGTTCGATGTGGGGTCTGTGCAGGACCGGGGATCTGTTCTACGCCGAGGTTCCAGGAAGCACACTGCTACAGGTGAACAGCCCGCCCAAAACCGTACGGATGAAGCTGGTACCGCGCAAGAACGACAACACACTTTACTGGTCGCTGTCGATTTCGGATGCTAGCAGAGTTTGGGTGTTGTGTCGTTTTAACAAAATACCCTTCGGGACGGATTTGTGTCCCTTCCTGACCTCGCAGGAGAAAGAAACACCCCTGAGCATCGTCCCCGTGAAGGTAAACATCACCCCCGAGAAGGAATTGACATTTCTAGAGAG AAGAGTAGATTATGGCACTCTGGCGCGCTCTAGTGGCAGAACAAACATAACAAGTACACTGAGTTTTGTCAAATGA